Within Saccharomonospora cyanea NA-134, the genomic segment TACCGAGATCGACGGACAGAATCCCCACCAGTTCTCCCTTGTCGAGTTCCCGAGAAACCGCGGTGATGCTTTCACGTCGGACGGCGGCGTGGGGACGCACCCGCCGGGTTCGGCCACCCGACCGCGGAACGCCGGGCCGGACTGTCGGTGCGGCACGCATGATGGAGACGTGCCCGACGACGTCCGTCCTGCCGTACTGGAGCTGTTCTCACCTGCCACCAGGGAGTGGTTCGCGGGTGCGTTCGCCGCGCCCACAGCCGCCCAGGAGGGAGCGTGGCGGGCGGCCAGAGCGGGCGAGCACGCGCTGGTGATCGCCCCCACCGGCTCCGGCAAGACGCTGGCCGCGTTCCTGTGGGCGCTCGACCGGCTGGCCACGGCCGATCCACCCGAGCGGAAGCGGCGCTGCCGGGTGCTGTACGTCTCCCCGCTCAAGGCGCTCGCCGTGGACGTCCAGCGCAACCTCCGCGCGCCGTTGGCCGGTATCTCGCAGGCCTCGCGCAGGCTGGGACTGGAGCCTCCGGACATCACCGTGGGCACGCGCACTGGCGACACCACACCCGCCGAACGCCGCGCGTTCGCGCGCACCCCGCCCGACATCCTGGTGACCACACCGGAGTCGCTGTTCCTGCTGCTGACGTCAGCGGCGCGCGAGTCACTGCGCGGCGTCGAGACCGTGATCATCGACGAGGTGCACGCCGTCGCGGGCAGCAAGCGCGGCGCACACCTGGCACTGTCGCTGGAACGCCTCGACGACCTGCTCGACCGCCCCGCGCAGCGCATCGGGCTCTCGGCGACGGTACGACCCGTGGACGAGGTGGGCGCGTTCCTCACCGGTGGCAGGCCCGTCCGCGTCGTACAACCCACCCTGAGCAAGACGATCGAGGTCCGGGTCGAGGTGCCCGTCGAGGACATGGGCGAGCTCGACGCCCGGCCCACGCCTGCGGAACCGGCTCCGCTACCCACGGAGGCGGACCCCGACGGCGATCCGAACACACCCGAGCGAGCTCGGCGGCCGTCGATCTGGCCTGCCGTGGAGGAGCGGGTGCTCGACCTCGTCCGCGCGCACCGCTCCACCATCGTGTTCGCCAACTCCCGCCGCCTCGCCGAGCGGCTCACCGCCCGGCTCAACGAGCTGGCCGCCGAACGGGCGGAGCAGGCCACCGACCTCACGGGTTCGGCCGAGTCCGCCTTCCCCGCCGAGGCCGTCGGCCAGTCGGGAGTCACCCGGCCGCTCACGGAGGCGGCGCCGGTGGTGGCGAGGGCACACCACGGCTCGATGTCGCGGGAGCAGCGGACGAGCGTCGAGGAGGAGCTGAAGTCGGGACGGCTGCCGTGCGTGGTGGCGACCTCCTCCCTGGAGCTGGGCATCGACATGGGCGCGGTGGACCTCGTGATCCAGGTGGAGGCACCGCCCACGGTGGCGTCGGGGCTGCAACGCGTCGGGCGCGCGGGCCACCACGTCGGCGCCGTGTCCACGGGCGTGATGTTCCCCAAGTTCCGGGGTGATCTCGTCTCGTGCGCCGTGGTGGCCGAACGCATGGCCGAGGGCGCCATCGAGGCCGTGCGGTATCCCCGGAACCCGCTGGACGTGCTGGCCCAGCACGTCGTGGCCATGGTGGCCGTGGAGCCGCGCACGGTGGACGAAGTGGCGGCGACCGTGCGCAGGGCGGCGCCGTTCACGGCTCTGCCCGACGACGCGCTGCACGCCGTGCTCGACATGCTTTCGGGCCGGTACCCGAGCGAGGAGTTCGGTGAGTTGCGCGCGCGGATCACCTGGGACCGGGTCACGGGCGTGTTGCAGGGCAGACCGGGCGCGCAACGGCTGGCCGTCACCTCGGGCGGCACGATCCCCGATCGCGGGTTGTTCACGGTGACGACGCCGGGCGACGGCGAACGGCCGGGATCCCGCGTGGGCGAGCTCGACGAGGAGATGGTGTACGAGTCCCGAGTGGGTGACACGGTCCTGCTGGGCACGTCGTCGTGGCGGATCACCGACATCACCCGGGACCGCGTCATCGTGGTTCCGGCACCGGGCGAACCCGCGCGGATGCCCTTCTGGCGCGGTGACGCCCAGGGCAGACCGCTCGAGTTGGGCCGCGCGCTGGGGCGGTTCCTCCGCTTTCTGTCCACTTCGGATCACGACAAGGCGTTGCGTCGCGCCGAGGAGGCCGGGCTCGACGAATGGGCCGCCGAGAACCTGCTGGCCTACGTCGACGAGCAACGGGAGGCGACGCGGCACGTACCGAACGACCGGACCGTGCTGCTGGAGCGGTTCCGCGACGAACTGGGCGACTGGCGGGTGGTCGTGCACTCCCCGTTCGGCGCACAGGTGAACGCCCCGTGGGCGCTCGCCGTGGCAGCCCGGCTGCGCGAGAACCGCGGCGTGGACGCTCAGGTGGCCCACTCCGACGACGGGATCGTGCTGCGGCTGCCGGACGCGCTCGACGACGAGGGTCGCGAGGTGGTGATCGGCGCGGAGGACGTGCTGCTCGACCCCGACGAGGTGGAGTCGCTGATCACCACGGAGGTGAGCGGGTCGGCGTTGTTCGCGGCGCGGTTCCGCGAGTGCGCGGCCCGGTCCCTCCTGCTGCCCCGCCGGGATCCCCGTCGGCGCACTCCCCTGTGGCAGCAGCGGCAGCGGGCGTCACAACTGCTCGGCGTCGCGGCGAAGTACGAACGCTTCCCTGTGGTGCTGGAGGCCATGCGGGAGTGTCTCCAGGACGTCTACGACGTGGGTGGGCTGCGCGAACTGATGGCCGACATCGCGGCGCGCTCCGTGCGCGTTGTCGAAGTGGAGACACCGTCGCCCTCGCCGTTCGCCCGCAGCCTGCTCTTCGGCTACGTCGGCATGTTCCTCTACGAGACCGACGCGCCGCTGGCCGAACGGCGTGCCGCCGCGCTGTCGCTCGACTCCGCCCTGCTGGCCGAGTTGCTCGGCACCGAGGCGATCCGCGAACTGCTCGACGCCGAGGTCGTCGCCGAAGTGGAACGGTCGCTGCAACGGCTCGACCCCGAACGACACGCCCGAGGTCCCGAGGACACCGCCGACCTGCTGCGTTTTCTGGGAGACCTCACTCGGGACGAGGCGACGGCCCGCGGTGTGCTACCGGAGTGGCTCGACCAGCTCGTGGCCGAACGGCGCGCGATCGTGGTGCGCATCGCGGGAGAGGAACGCCACCTGGCCGTCGAGGACGCGGGCCGGGTGCGTGACGCGCTCGGCGTGGCTCTCCCGGTGGGCGTTCCCGAGGTGTTCACCGAGCCCGTCGCCGACCCGTTGGGCGACCTGATGAGGCGCTACGCCCGGGCCCGGGGACCGTTCCCCGCTCACGAGGCCGCTGCCCGCTTCGGGCTCGGTCTCGCGGTGGTCACCGGCGTGCTCGACCGGTTGACCGCCGAAGGTGCTCTCGTGCGCGGTGAGCTGCGCCCACAGGGTCCGGAGACGGGCACCGAGTACTGCGACGCCGCCGTGCTACGCCGCCTGCGCCGCGCCTCACTGGCACGGCTGCGTGCCGAGGTGGAACCCGTCGAGCGTTCGGCGCTGGGACGCTTCCTGCCGAGCTGGCACGGTGTCGGTACCCACCGCCACGGCCGGTGGGCTCCCACCGCCGACGACGTGCTCTCGGTGGTCGAACAGCTCGCGGGCGCCCCGCTGCCCGCGAGCGCGGTGGAATCGTTGATCCTGCCCAGCAGGCTGCCCGGCTACCACCCTTCGCTGCTCGACGAGCTCATGGTGGCGGGCGAGGTGACGTGGTGCGGTTGCGGGTCGCTCCCCGGTGGTGACGGCTGGATCGCACTGGCACCCGCGGACGTGGCCGAGGCGCTGCTCCCGGACGTGGAGGACACCTCGACCCACGGTCCCCTGCACTCGGCGGTGGTGTCGGCGCTGGAGGGCGGCGGGCTGTTCTTCCGCCAGCTCGTCGACCGGGTGAGTGTCGCGCTGGACGAGCCGTGCACCGACTCCGACGT encodes:
- a CDS encoding ATP-dependent helicase, encoding MPDDVRPAVLELFSPATREWFAGAFAAPTAAQEGAWRAARAGEHALVIAPTGSGKTLAAFLWALDRLATADPPERKRRCRVLYVSPLKALAVDVQRNLRAPLAGISQASRRLGLEPPDITVGTRTGDTTPAERRAFARTPPDILVTTPESLFLLLTSAARESLRGVETVIIDEVHAVAGSKRGAHLALSLERLDDLLDRPAQRIGLSATVRPVDEVGAFLTGGRPVRVVQPTLSKTIEVRVEVPVEDMGELDARPTPAEPAPLPTEADPDGDPNTPERARRPSIWPAVEERVLDLVRAHRSTIVFANSRRLAERLTARLNELAAERAEQATDLTGSAESAFPAEAVGQSGVTRPLTEAAPVVARAHHGSMSREQRTSVEEELKSGRLPCVVATSSLELGIDMGAVDLVIQVEAPPTVASGLQRVGRAGHHVGAVSTGVMFPKFRGDLVSCAVVAERMAEGAIEAVRYPRNPLDVLAQHVVAMVAVEPRTVDEVAATVRRAAPFTALPDDALHAVLDMLSGRYPSEEFGELRARITWDRVTGVLQGRPGAQRLAVTSGGTIPDRGLFTVTTPGDGERPGSRVGELDEEMVYESRVGDTVLLGTSSWRITDITRDRVIVVPAPGEPARMPFWRGDAQGRPLELGRALGRFLRFLSTSDHDKALRRAEEAGLDEWAAENLLAYVDEQREATRHVPNDRTVLLERFRDELGDWRVVVHSPFGAQVNAPWALAVAARLRENRGVDAQVAHSDDGIVLRLPDALDDEGREVVIGAEDVLLDPDEVESLITTEVSGSALFAARFRECAARSLLLPRRDPRRRTPLWQQRQRASQLLGVAAKYERFPVVLEAMRECLQDVYDVGGLRELMADIAARSVRVVEVETPSPSPFARSLLFGYVGMFLYETDAPLAERRAAALSLDSALLAELLGTEAIRELLDAEVVAEVERSLQRLDPERHARGPEDTADLLRFLGDLTRDEATARGVLPEWLDQLVAERRAIVVRIAGEERHLAVEDAGRVRDALGVALPVGVPEVFTEPVADPLGDLMRRYARARGPFPAHEAAARFGLGLAVVTGVLDRLTAEGALVRGELRPQGPETGTEYCDAAVLRRLRRASLARLRAEVEPVERSALGRFLPSWHGVGTHRHGRWAPTADDVLSVVEQLAGAPLPASAVESLILPSRLPGYHPSLLDELMVAGEVTWCGCGSLPGGDGWIALAPADVAEALLPDVEDTSTHGPLHSAVVSALEGGGLFFRQLVDRVSVALDEPCTDSDVIAALWDLVWAGLVSGDTLAPLRAQVAGRGAAHKPRRSAPRSRYARLRATRPAMPTRTGPPAVAGRWGLTPPREPDPTRRAHARTESFLERHGVLTRGALDTERVSGGFSGIYRVLRGMEDSGQVVRGYVVEGLGAAQFAARGAVDRLRAVSEAGGWRAEQRAVVLAAADPAQPYGAALPWPAVVGDTKHRPARKAGALTVLVDGVPALYVERGGRSLLSFTDDAVTLRAAAGALSNAVRDGWLGQLQVQRADGEQVLTSEMATVLREAGFRATPKGLRLRA